In Streptomyces venezuelae, the sequence AGTGTCAAGAAACCTCGGACCGCAGCGCTTTCGGTGAACAGGCGGCTGTCCTTCTCGGGCGGTGCAGGTCAAGTGGTCAACCAGGAGTTCCCGTGCAATCCCCCTTGACCATATGGGCGGACCTGGGAATCCTCGAACACCGGCAGAAGCGCCCGGTAAGTCGCCGGAGCGCAGGACCGGAGCGATCACAGACATTACGAGCCGGACGGAAACCGTCCAAGGCCGTGCCGCCCGAGCGGATCTGTTCGCACCCCGGCCACCGCACCTTGTTCGACCGGCGCCGCGCCCCACTTGGACAGCGGCCCGCGCAGAGTCCGGCGCCCCGCCGGCGCCCGGGCGCCGCCGATGTCCTGCGCCCGAGCCCGCCCGCCGACGCGGAAGACGATAGGAGATGTCAGTGACAACGACGGCCCAACCGGTCGCTGTGGACGTGCGGACCGATCTGAGCCCGGAGGAGTTCCGTGCCGAGTACATGGGGCGCAGGCCGGTCCTGATGCGCGGCGCGGCCGCGCACATGCCCGCCGTGTCCACGTGGTCGGCCGCCCGGCTCGCCGAGGCGGCGCCCGACCAGGAGGTCCGGGTCAAGGTGGGCACGGTGTCCACGGGGCGCACGGCCGTCATCCGGCTCGCCGACTACGCCCGTCAGCTCGCCGAGTGGGAGGCCGCGGTCGCCAGGGGGGACGATGCCGGCGATCCGCCCGGCTACCTGCACGACGTGCCGCTGCTGTCGATGATCCCGGAGCTGCGCCGCGAACTGGAGCCCTTCCCGGCCGACTACTTCCCCCCGTTCTTCCGCGACCAGTGGTGGAAGTTCACGCAGTTCTTCGTCGGGCCCGCCCGTGCGGTGACCCCGCTGCACTTCGACACCCTGCTCACCCACAACCTGTTCTTCCAGATACAGGGGTCCAAGCGGTTCGTCATGGTGGCCGACGCCGAGCGCGACAAGTGCTACCCCTACAACTGGCGTTGGGCGGAGGTCGACCCGGAGGCGCCGGACCTCGAACGGCATCCGCTCTTCCGTGACGCGACGGTCATGACCTGCGACGTCGAAGCGGGTGACGTCTTCTACATGCCGCCCGGGACGCTCCACAAGGTCGTCTCTCCCGGCGCCTCGATCTCGTTCAACATCGACTGGCACGACCGCGCCAGCGCACTGCGGGGCGTCACGGCGGTGCGCGAGGGCATGCCGCTGAAGAACCTGCGCTACAACCTGCTGTTCGCGTTGGGGGTGGTCGCCGGACTGCCGCGCCGCCTCCTGATGCCCGGACTGCGCTCGTACTACTCCTACATCTCCTAGTGCTCCGACCGGAGGGCTCCACCTCTCCGGTCAGAGCACTGGCGAAGGCCGGGCCACGGCCTTGCTCCTCCTCTCATAGGGAAAGGGATTCCATGAGCATCTTTGACCAGCACGAGTCGAACGT encodes:
- a CDS encoding cupin-like domain-containing protein is translated as MRTDLSPEEFRAEYMGRRPVLMRGAAAHMPAVSTWSAARLAEAAPDQEVRVKVGTVSTGRTAVIRLADYARQLAEWEAAVARGDDAGDPPGYLHDVPLLSMIPELRRELEPFPADYFPPFFRDQWWKFTQFFVGPARAVTPLHFDTLLTHNLFFQIQGSKRFVMVADAERDKCYPYNWRWAEVDPEAPDLERHPLFRDATVMTCDVEAGDVFYMPPGTLHKVVSPGASISFNIDWHDRASALRGVTAVREGMPLKNLRYNLLFALGVVAGLPRRLLMPGLRSYYSYIS